One window of Saccharopolyspora phatthalungensis genomic DNA carries:
- a CDS encoding WXG100-like domain-containing protein, with product MSIVVPAEVRRLFQVLTGEDMTDADEDALLRAGERLLSGAVTVAGLAGVLGEVVGRVRGEFSGKAADRFSQRVGAFAGVLESSGGALRELGAFVRDLGWQVKYLKFVTVGGLLLLLAEIAWAVAMAGATGGASMAWLAARMAVMRFLLSRWWGQLFMRLAVSAGVGVGLNVLPDVVAQGVLVGEGKHGWSTRWTRDAAGVGAMSAAVGLPMSALGNVVGKAVARILVTGLGDQVDRAVLAAAARRAAEEHAQSYPVSGMARFADVVAEAVDSYAGMSVRGLWAAQFGRGLGESVAEGLTEMVGELVYGVASGQGVQLNPFSFTAGVSESVSSGAGRLTGLAVRGELIPPGTRYRGQPPSEETTPLVAADSEPKTGDGPGVSGTGGAVSDVDSAVPESNSAFSDPVAGGGVGGFWAGVAGTEGGKTGAAGEKSVEPGDEKGVAEGKSTVPDDENGSAEGKVADPGKGIASPSADFAGVSRPGVVRADGDSAAGRFDDGRATTSAAHAPGTPGGAVGVGTGAGIPHGGLSSVSASSVARGQAAYGEKPDGPANVGRDVAAVSTGFGAAPVGHPVWRGAAPDSRKPPHDQDLAGDQRAREESTKADGTVDGSRRGTPPSPYSHEGATGQVQQGPLSPTYSAEDAVGQGTPPVFTSATGDNRSGPSSSNVGKAGAFVDDTRVAEPVRESAAWDALRLPSDAVPVRDAVAGSVAQWSVRDLRREIDRARMVAGPREPALLLVQHTHDVTKLVDHNVVSVAEVVDLVAARRLEHGLVQARNFSRELAAWLGTEGNSLPLRAGAGSDSQEVTEDSRPTADESVDDWGAFDQFEAAAQWASLVWSAAGDEALPWPVDPLGAGQSLGVSGNAFPDDHTGRVSTDDLPDVVAAEGDAGGAQVDLAEVWAEVRRAEEAGEPHTGATLAKLFGKSGRWGNKWLADYRRQEGDVSQADVVRRRHAANVAEVWAEVRRADEAGEPHTGPTLGAKFGRSESWGYKRLVEFRRDAGRAASARDAQSQARFADSGNEDVESGRISGRNVPRATRTNQTRGVDLTQLWAEVRRAEEAGEPHTGATLANLFGKSGRWGNRWLSEFRQRQGGASQADVVKRRRASGLAGVWAEVRRAEEAGERHTGPSLGAKFGKSTSWGTRRLAEFRQRQQDLSQADAANQRQAAGLAGLRSADEAGEPQTDRSDAFGAGGTTLVREDVWADSGRARDARELHAGASLGNVFGRSMSWGYAQIAEFRRREDSGSALEVPGSEQTVSAEATDVIAAERSGLVAELVGLVGSLRGLLVGAPEGYRPGLRARVEEWSAQLERGGVDGAAIERLRRRVGQAAELVERVRADRSGWNVDEGEPVAGVDAPESGVVSGLFPADVVAAGSGVQGEMAVTWGPLGLRDVAVRIVQGTHDVVRLARAGSLDAVVDQVAQRVREFGRAEGLRFSRELALTLGTQGTGLAVRAGGGPDSPAGAENPPATAELLDGLAAFGPVESEPVRAFLEWAESADDTAWPADPVGIGPSWAFGWGDIQYGQASGALADLPVGGTDVVAAVPFPGDVGGLPAAGDVGGPALGAESSGHQRGHLDDLGDEDAESDETERQLGRHVPQADAAGKARDADLEDVWAEVRRAEDAGKPHTGATLAANFGRSTSWGLARLRQFRAREGNMARPQEVELEDVWAELRRAEEARKPHTGATLAAKFGRSTSWGKARLAEFRRAYGRPTARVQYVNLEDVWAELSRAEEAGNPPTGAVLGAMFGRSWTWGKERLAEYRRRQRVRARPHEVKLEDVWAELRRAAEADEQHTGRSLGAMFGRSGRWGSDRLAEFRARAGAASQADMAKRRREAALEDVWAELRRARAAGETYTGQSLADKFKKSRAWGNARLAEFRRREGGGSVSGALAAGPAVPTEGMPAEDVGVADDQRPELASELVGLVGTLRGLLVGAPEGYRPGLQARVEEWSAQLERCGFDGVAVEGLRTRVGQAAELVERVWTERFGVASGFSRAETTIAGPHAAEETAETGAPSGSQHVAAGIVRGTHDVMTLANEDTLDGVVDQFAEMVPDFGHDEALPFSRELGTTHGTEGGVSRTEEAAEQTETLLENVWAELRRARDAGQTYSGQSLAAKFKKSRPWGVKQLAEFRKREGGLSRAEEAAGEREVLLENVWAELRRARDAGKPHTHKTLGEAFNKSARWGGERLAEFRAKEGGPSGTEVLRRAREEQLEQVWAEVRRADEAGQPHSGRSLGEAFGKGAWWGGERLAEYRAKEGGVSRSELQKRERAALVERAWAELRRARDAGLTHTGRSLGALFGKGASWGGERIAEFRAREKLIRTDAVAEREAAAEEPEVSAEDADVAERSRLVSDLVGLLASLRELLVDAPEGYRPVLRARVDVWWTQLDPGELENADVERLRRRVGQAAELVERVRTERSGWHPGGSAVAEGSASAVGMDVVEAGPSGPVSAVSAAETAGSVVHSGEVAGSRADRPAGEESARSGGAGDVPAEGVDEFLRFDQNASESARDLLAWASALVGDSWSLDPSTVDWSFGPGVDMHPETEWSGASGADTAVDGFGPTASIGESSGHQQGAPYSGGQGAVPGLAGPSGSSWSEPANRESGGAAVPALQQEFEAAERMLGSLDQEAVHHLLAEADKILGPLQKSARFRYVMAHRLLTHPGDVDGARALRERLVGYLIADADLDEWGRLIIAAQASGLSSADEVRSLVQEEARAEAFRKQYTGKTLGQKYNRNESWGGVRIREAKSQLTFRCRAAADSLRELSRLAPAEYRNTVNRQIVNWSNIASNLSYRRADVVRLRQRADAAAAADAAIRELLDLDGAASEPLNQVRLWYGDDAADGLLAEARERLGSVLRESPAFQRVMAHRLLTAWDDPAAIETLRNKLQDLMTANLSVSAGARPAPEAGAFLPGPGGAAESVRSGHRGDTTGEAEDSDVDGFVPGDELGGDAPRRLSWPSKRGKARGSTVDGYGMF from the coding sequence GTGTCGATTGTGGTGCCGGCGGAGGTTCGACGGCTTTTTCAGGTGTTGACGGGTGAGGACATGACGGATGCGGATGAGGATGCGTTGCTGAGGGCGGGGGAGAGGCTGCTGTCGGGTGCGGTAACGGTGGCGGGGTTGGCTGGGGTGTTGGGAGAGGTAGTGGGGCGGGTGCGGGGTGAGTTTTCGGGCAAGGCGGCGGACCGGTTTTCCCAGCGCGTGGGCGCCTTTGCGGGCGTGCTGGAGTCTTCGGGTGGAGCGTTGCGGGAGTTGGGGGCGTTTGTGCGGGATCTGGGGTGGCAGGTGAAGTATTTGAAGTTTGTGACGGTGGGCGGGCTGTTGTTGCTGTTGGCGGAAATCGCGTGGGCGGTGGCAATGGCCGGTGCGACGGGTGGGGCGTCGATGGCGTGGCTGGCGGCCCGGATGGCGGTGATGCGGTTTCTGTTGTCGCGGTGGTGGGGCCAGTTGTTTATGCGGTTGGCGGTAAGTGCGGGGGTGGGGGTGGGGTTGAACGTGCTGCCGGATGTGGTGGCGCAGGGGGTCCTGGTGGGTGAGGGCAAGCACGGGTGGTCGACGCGGTGGACGCGGGATGCGGCGGGGGTGGGGGCGATGTCGGCGGCGGTGGGTCTGCCGATGTCGGCGTTGGGCAATGTGGTGGGCAAGGCCGTGGCGCGGATTTTGGTGACGGGGCTAGGGGATCAGGTGGATCGGGCGGTGCTGGCGGCGGCGGCGCGGCGGGCGGCCGAGGAGCATGCGCAGTCCTATCCGGTATCGGGGATGGCGCGGTTTGCGGATGTGGTGGCGGAGGCGGTGGATTCGTATGCGGGGATGTCGGTGCGGGGGTTGTGGGCGGCGCAGTTTGGCCGGGGGCTAGGGGAGTCGGTGGCGGAGGGTTTGACCGAGATGGTGGGTGAGTTGGTGTATGGGGTGGCCAGTGGTCAGGGGGTGCAACTCAACCCGTTCTCGTTCACGGCCGGGGTGTCGGAGTCGGTGTCCTCGGGCGCGGGGAGATTGACGGGGCTGGCGGTGCGGGGTGAGTTGATACCGCCGGGCACGCGCTACCGGGGCCAGCCCCCCAGTGAGGAGACAACTCCACTGGTCGCGGCGGATTCCGAGCCGAAAACCGGTGACGGCCCAGGCGTCTCGGGTACCGGTGGGGCGGTGTCTGATGTGGATTCTGCGGTTCCCGAGTCGAATTCAGCCTTTTCCGATCCGGTCGCGGGTGGGGGTGTCGGTGGTTTCTGGGCTGGTGTGGCTGGGACGGAGGGCGGAAAGACCGGGGCTGCCGGGGAAAAGAGCGTGGAGCCGGGTGACGAGAAAGGCGTTGCAGAAGGCAAGAGTACGGTGCCGGATGACGAAAATGGTTCGGCTGAAGGCAAAGTGGCGGACCCAGGCAAGGGGATTGCATCGCCTTCTGCTGATTTTGCGGGGGTGTCGCGTCCGGGTGTTGTGCGAGCGGATGGTGACTCTGCGGCCGGGCGTTTCGACGATGGCCGGGCCACGACTTCGGCCGCTCACGCTCCAGGAACGCCAGGCGGTGCGGTTGGTGTGGGGACTGGGGCTGGAATCCCGCACGGCGGCTTATCGTCGGTGTCTGCCAGCTCCGTGGCTCGTGGTCAAGCTGCCTACGGCGAAAAACCGGATGGTCCGGCGAATGTGGGCAGGGACGTCGCTGCAGTGTCGACCGGCTTTGGCGCGGCTCCGGTCGGTCATCCGGTCTGGAGGGGCGCGGCGCCGGATTCCCGGAAACCGCCGCATGATCAGGACTTGGCTGGCGACCAGCGCGCCCGGGAAGAGTCCACTAAGGCCGATGGAACTGTGGACGGTTCTCGGCGCGGTACACCGCCATCGCCCTATTCGCATGAAGGTGCGACTGGACAGGTCCAACAAGGTCCACTGTCACCGACATATTCGGCTGAGGATGCGGTTGGGCAGGGTACGCCGCCGGTGTTCACCTCGGCCACCGGCGACAACCGCAGTGGACCATCGTCGTCTAATGTGGGCAAGGCCGGTGCCTTCGTGGACGATACGCGAGTGGCAGAGCCGGTGCGTGAATCGGCGGCGTGGGATGCGTTGAGGTTGCCTTCGGATGCGGTGCCGGTGCGGGACGCTGTGGCGGGAAGTGTGGCGCAGTGGTCGGTGCGGGATTTGCGGCGGGAGATCGACCGGGCTCGGATGGTGGCTGGGCCGCGTGAGCCGGCGTTGTTGCTGGTGCAGCACACGCACGACGTCACAAAACTGGTCGATCACAACGTTGTTTCGGTTGCCGAGGTGGTCGACCTGGTGGCGGCCAGGCGCCTGGAACACGGCCTCGTTCAGGCAAGGAACTTCTCCCGGGAATTGGCGGCCTGGCTTGGTACGGAGGGCAACTCGCTGCCGCTTCGTGCCGGAGCGGGGTCGGATTCGCAGGAGGTTACGGAGGATTCGCGGCCGACGGCAGATGAGTCGGTGGATGACTGGGGGGCGTTTGATCAGTTTGAGGCCGCGGCACAGTGGGCTTCGCTGGTGTGGTCTGCGGCGGGAGATGAAGCGCTGCCCTGGCCGGTTGATCCGTTGGGTGCTGGGCAGTCGTTGGGTGTTAGCGGGAATGCGTTTCCAGACGATCACACGGGGCGTGTATCGACCGATGATCTGCCGGATGTGGTTGCGGCTGAAGGAGATGCGGGCGGCGCGCAGGTGGATTTGGCGGAGGTGTGGGCGGAGGTGCGTCGGGCCGAAGAGGCTGGTGAACCGCACACGGGCGCGACGTTGGCGAAACTGTTCGGAAAGAGCGGGAGATGGGGCAATAAGTGGCTGGCGGATTACCGGCGGCAGGAGGGGGATGTGAGTCAGGCGGACGTGGTGAGGCGAAGGCATGCGGCGAATGTGGCCGAGGTGTGGGCGGAGGTGCGTCGTGCCGACGAAGCTGGTGAGCCCCACACCGGTCCAACGTTGGGTGCCAAGTTCGGAAGAAGCGAATCATGGGGTTATAAGCGGCTTGTGGAGTTCAGACGGGATGCGGGCCGTGCGGCTTCCGCGCGGGATGCGCAATCGCAGGCTCGTTTTGCTGACTCGGGTAATGAGGATGTTGAGTCTGGGCGGATATCTGGTCGGAATGTGCCCCGGGCGACCAGGACAAACCAGACCCGGGGGGTGGACTTGACGCAGCTGTGGGCGGAGGTGCGTCGGGCCGAGGAGGCGGGTGAGCCGCACACGGGCGCGACGTTGGCGAACCTGTTCGGAAAGAGCGGAAGATGGGGTAATAGGTGGCTTTCGGAATTCAGGCAGCGGCAGGGGGGTGCGAGTCAGGCGGATGTGGTGAAGCGCAGGAGAGCGTCGGGTTTGGCCGGGGTGTGGGCGGAGGTGCGTCGGGCCGAAGAGGCGGGTGAGCGCCACACTGGCCCGTCGTTGGGGGCCAAGTTCGGAAAAAGCACGTCGTGGGGTACCCGGCGGCTCGCGGAGTTCAGGCAGCGGCAGCAGGATTTGAGCCAGGCGGATGCGGCGAACCAGCGGCAGGCGGCGGGTTTAGCGGGGTTGCGTAGTGCTGATGAGGCGGGTGAGCCCCAGACAGACCGGTCGGATGCGTTCGGAGCGGGCGGTACAACCCTGGTGCGGGAGGATGTGTGGGCGGACTCCGGTCGTGCTCGTGACGCGCGTGAGCTCCACGCAGGTGCGTCGTTGGGGAACGTGTTTGGAAGGAGCATGTCGTGGGGTTATGCGCAGATCGCGGAGTTCAGGAGGAGAGAGGATAGCGGGTCAGCTTTGGAGGTACCGGGGTCTGAGCAGACGGTGTCGGCGGAGGCAACGGACGTGATTGCCGCCGAGCGGTCGGGGTTGGTCGCGGAGTTGGTGGGGTTGGTGGGCTCGTTGCGGGGGTTGTTGGTGGGTGCGCCGGAGGGGTATCGGCCGGGGTTGCGGGCGCGGGTTGAGGAGTGGTCGGCGCAGTTGGAGCGGGGTGGGGTGGACGGCGCGGCAATTGAGCGTTTGCGTAGGCGGGTGGGGCAGGCTGCGGAGTTGGTGGAGCGGGTGCGGGCTGATCGGTCGGGGTGGAATGTGGACGAAGGTGAGCCGGTCGCGGGGGTGGACGCGCCTGAGTCGGGTGTGGTTTCGGGGTTGTTTCCGGCGGATGTGGTGGCGGCTGGGTCCGGCGTCCAGGGGGAGATGGCGGTGACTTGGGGGCCGTTGGGTTTGCGTGATGTGGCGGTGCGGATTGTGCAGGGTACCCATGATGTGGTGCGGCTGGCGCGTGCGGGTTCTTTGGATGCGGTGGTGGATCAGGTTGCCCAGCGGGTTCGTGAGTTCGGTCGTGCTGAGGGATTGCGGTTCTCCCGGGAGTTGGCGCTCACGCTGGGAACGCAAGGGACGGGACTGGCAGTTCGCGCCGGCGGAGGGCCGGATTCGCCGGCAGGTGCCGAGAACCCACCGGCGACTGCTGAGTTGCTGGATGGCTTGGCGGCGTTTGGTCCGGTGGAGTCTGAGCCGGTGCGTGCTTTCCTGGAGTGGGCCGAGTCGGCGGACGATACGGCGTGGCCGGCTGATCCGGTGGGCATCGGACCGTCGTGGGCCTTTGGCTGGGGTGACATTCAGTACGGACAAGCCTCGGGCGCGCTGGCGGATCTGCCGGTAGGGGGCACGGATGTCGTTGCGGCTGTACCATTTCCGGGCGATGTGGGCGGTCTGCCTGCTGCCGGGGATGTGGGTGGCCCGGCTTTGGGGGCCGAAAGTAGCGGGCACCAGCGGGGTCATCTCGACGACTTGGGTGATGAGGATGCCGAGTCTGACGAGACTGAGAGGCAGCTGGGTCGGCATGTGCCGCAGGCGGACGCGGCGGGGAAGGCCAGGGACGCGGACTTGGAGGATGTGTGGGCGGAGGTGCGTCGGGCTGAAGACGCCGGTAAGCCCCACACGGGTGCGACGTTGGCGGCCAATTTCGGACGGAGCACGTCGTGGGGTTTGGCGCGGCTAAGGCAGTTCAGGGCTCGGGAAGGCAATATGGCCCGGCCGCAGGAGGTGGAGCTGGAGGATGTGTGGGCGGAGTTGCGTCGTGCTGAGGAGGCGCGTAAGCCCCACACGGGTGCGACGTTGGCGGCCAAATTCGGACGGAGCACGTCGTGGGGCAAGGCGCGGCTTGCGGAGTTCAGGCGGGCTTATGGCCGCCCTACGGCCCGAGTGCAGTATGTGAATTTGGAGGATGTGTGGGCGGAGTTGAGTCGTGCCGAGGAGGCGGGTAACCCCCCCACGGGTGCCGTTTTGGGGGCGATGTTCGGCAGGAGTTGGACGTGGGGCAAAGAGCGGCTTGCGGAGTACCGGCGGAGACAGCGCGTTAGGGCTCGGCCGCACGAGGTGAAATTGGAGGATGTGTGGGCGGAGTTGCGTCGTGCTGCGGAGGCGGATGAACAGCACACGGGTAGGTCATTGGGAGCGATGTTCGGACGGAGCGGGAGGTGGGGTTCGGATCGGCTTGCGGAGTTCAGGGCGAGAGCGGGCGCCGCGAGCCAGGCGGATATGGCGAAGCGGAGGCGGGAGGCGGCTTTGGAGGATGTGTGGGCGGAGCTGCGTCGTGCCCGTGCCGCGGGTGAGACCTACACCGGCCAGTCGTTGGCGGACAAGTTCAAGAAAAGCAGAGCGTGGGGTAACGCCCGGCTCGCGGAGTTCAGGAGGAGGGAGGGCGGTGGTTCTGTTTCGGGGGCGCTGGCCGCTGGGCCTGCCGTGCCGACGGAGGGTATGCCAGCGGAAGATGTAGGCGTTGCTGATGATCAGCGGCCGGAGTTGGCTTCGGAGCTGGTGGGGTTGGTGGGTACGTTGCGGGGCTTGTTGGTGGGTGCGCCGGAGGGGTATCGGCCGGGGTTGCAGGCGCGGGTTGAGGAGTGGTCGGCACAGTTGGAGCGGTGCGGATTCGATGGCGTGGCTGTTGAGGGGTTGCGGACGCGGGTGGGGCAGGCCGCGGAGTTGGTGGAGCGAGTGTGGACTGAGCGGTTTGGGGTGGCTTCCGGTTTCTCCAGGGCAGAAACGACGATAGCTGGGCCCCATGCGGCGGAAGAGACTGCGGAGACGGGGGCGCCGTCGGGTTCACAGCATGTTGCGGCGGGGATTGTGCGGGGCACGCATGACGTGATGACGCTGGCGAACGAGGACACCTTGGACGGGGTGGTGGATCAGTTCGCGGAGATGGTCCCCGACTTCGGCCATGACGAGGCGTTGCCGTTCTCACGAGAATTGGGCACCACACATGGTACGGAAGGTGGTGTGAGCCGGACGGAGGAGGCTGCGGAGCAAACGGAGACGTTGCTGGAGAACGTGTGGGCGGAGTTGCGTCGTGCTCGCGACGCGGGTCAGACCTACAGCGGTCAGTCCTTGGCGGCCAAGTTCAAAAAGAGCAGACCGTGGGGGGTTAAGCAGCTTGCCGAGTTCAGGAAAAGGGAGGGCGGGTTGAGTCGGGCGGAGGAGGCTGCGGGGGAGCGTGAGGTGTTGTTGGAGAACGTGTGGGCGGAGTTGCGTCGTGCTCGTGACGCGGGTAAGCCCCACACTCATAAGACGTTGGGGGAGGCGTTCAACAAGAGCGCTAGGTGGGGTGGGGAGCGGCTTGCGGAGTTCCGGGCCAAGGAGGGCGGGCCAAGCGGGACCGAGGTGCTGAGGCGGGCGCGAGAGGAACAGTTGGAGCAGGTGTGGGCGGAGGTGCGTCGCGCTGACGAGGCCGGTCAGCCGCACTCGGGTAGGTCGTTGGGGGAGGCGTTCGGAAAGGGCGCGTGGTGGGGTGGGGAGCGGCTTGCGGAGTACCGGGCCAAGGAAGGGGGTGTGAGTCGGTCGGAACTGCAGAAGCGGGAGCGGGCAGCGTTGGTGGAGAGGGCGTGGGCAGAGTTGCGTCGTGCTCGTGACGCGGGTCTGACCCACACGGGTCGGTCGTTGGGCGCCTTGTTCGGCAAGGGCGCGTCGTGGGGCGGGGAGAGAATTGCGGAGTTCAGGGCCCGGGAGAAGTTGATTCGGACGGATGCGGTTGCGGAGCGGGAGGCGGCGGCCGAGGAGCCGGAGGTGTCGGCGGAGGATGCGGATGTGGCTGAGCGGTCGAGGTTGGTTTCAGATTTGGTGGGCTTGCTGGCTTCCTTGCGGGAGCTGCTGGTTGATGCGCCGGAAGGGTATCGGCCGGTGTTGCGAGCACGGGTTGACGTTTGGTGGACGCAGTTGGATCCGGGTGAGTTGGAGAACGCGGATGTTGAGCGTTTGCGCCGGCGGGTGGGGCAGGCTGCGGAGTTGGTGGAGCGGGTGCGGACCGAGCGGTCGGGGTGGCATCCGGGTGGGAGTGCGGTTGCGGAAGGGTCCGCGTCGGCCGTAGGAATGGATGTGGTCGAGGCCGGACCGTCAGGGCCGGTTTCCGCGGTGTCCGCAGCAGAAACAGCCGGATCGGTCGTCCACAGTGGTGAGGTGGCGGGTTCGCGGGCGGACCGTCCGGCGGGGGAGGAATCCGCAAGGAGCGGCGGGGCTGGTGATGTGCCCGCTGAGGGGGTGGATGAGTTCCTTCGATTTGATCAGAACGCATCCGAGTCGGCGCGCGATTTGCTGGCGTGGGCGTCTGCGCTGGTGGGTGATTCGTGGTCGCTTGATCCGTCGACAGTTGACTGGTCGTTTGGGCCCGGGGTGGATATGCATCCTGAGACCGAGTGGAGTGGCGCCTCCGGCGCGGACACGGCCGTTGATGGCTTCGGACCGACGGCGTCGATCGGTGAGAGCAGCGGTCATCAGCAGGGCGCCCCTTATTCGGGTGGCCAGGGCGCGGTGCCGGGCCTTGCGGGGCCGTCTGGGTCGAGTTGGTCTGAGCCGGCCAACCGGGAAAGCGGCGGTGCGGCTGTGCCGGCATTGCAACAGGAATTCGAGGCTGCGGAGCGGATGTTGGGAAGCTTGGATCAAGAAGCCGTACACCACCTGCTTGCCGAAGCGGACAAGATCTTGGGGCCCCTTCAGAAGTCGGCACGGTTTCGCTATGTGATGGCGCACAGGTTGTTGACGCATCCGGGCGACGTGGATGGTGCTCGGGCGTTGCGAGAGCGACTGGTCGGTTACCTGATTGCTGACGCGGATCTCGACGAGTGGGGGCGCTTGATCATCGCGGCGCAGGCTAGTGGTTTGAGCAGCGCAGATGAAGTCAGGAGTCTGGTGCAAGAGGAAGCACGAGCCGAGGCGTTTCGTAAGCAATACACCGGTAAGACATTGGGGCAGAAGTACAACCGGAACGAAAGCTGGGGCGGAGTAAGGATTCGGGAGGCCAAGTCCCAGCTGACTTTTCGTTGTCGTGCCGCGGCTGACTCCCTGCGTGAGCTTTCGCGCCTTGCACCGGCCGAGTACCGGAATACGGTGAACAGGCAGATCGTAAACTGGTCGAACATCGCGTCGAACCTTTCGTACCGGCGTGCGGACGTTGTCCGGCTCCGGCAGCGGGCGGACGCTGCCGCCGCGGCTGATGCCGCGATTCGGGAACTGCTGGACTTGGACGGTGCGGCGAGCGAGCCGTTGAACCAGGTGCGCCTTTGGTATGGGGATGACGCAGCGGATGGTTTGCTGGCGGAGGCGAGGGAACGCCTCGGCAGTGTTCTTCGGGAATCTCCTGCTTTCCAGCGTGTGATGGCCCATCGGCTGCTGACGGCTTGGGACGATCCGGCCGCCATCGAGACCTTGCGCAACAAATTGCAAGACTTGATGACCGCGAACCTGAGTGTGAGCGCGGGTGCCCGGCCGGCTCCAGAGGCGGGTGCGTTCCTTCCGGGGCCGGGCGGCGCTGCGGAGTCGGTGCGGTCGGGTCATAGGGGTGACACGACGGGCGAAGCCGAGGACTCCGATGTCGACGGCTTCGTGCCGGGGGATGAGTTGGGTGGCGACGCCCCGCGCCGCCTGTCCTGGCCTAGTAAGCGCGGAAAGGCAAGGGGTTCCACCGTGGATGGTTACGGAATGTTTTAA
- a CDS encoding ATP-binding domain-containing protein, with the protein MSSVEKQDELAAERRYVSDLYAHLDAEKAEAAARLEEESGRTEGARLWERDARTAHWSRRLSQLRAAENGLCFGRMDRVDGIRSYIGRVGLFDDEVDEPLLTDWRAPGAQPFYCATEAAPGGIVRRRHFRTRGRLLLGFHEDVLVSADGSETVGADSAIISSLSAPRGESMRDIVATIQAEQDEIIRLDRPGVLVIEGGPGTGKTAVALHRVAFLLYHHRERLSRRGVLVIGPNAGFLRYIGSVLPSLGETDVVLAAPGELYPGVTATAEDGAEQAKIKGDASMVDVLRRAVADRQEIPREPIEIELSDVAVHVDAPLAEQARERARSVGLPHNPARRVFREHLGALLVRQAVCRIGEGWLNTDGSADLYDELAADVRAELRSHPGFHDAVERLWPALTPQRLLAELFSSHDRLAAAAGGGACLAALYRSADEAWTIPDAPLLDEAAELLGEDLVEEHRQANQKKQDAQDYAVGVLQILDSHDDHDDESLRASDVIDAASLAGRQEEGDHRELAERAAADRNWTYGHLVVDEAQELSPMAWRVLMRRCPSRSATIVGDLAQRHSSAAAGDWSAVLSHYVGDRWAYRGLSINYRTPIEVMAVAANVLRAFAPGLKPPDSVRHGDKPWRRRVEADALTDALRDAVEQEAKADGRSIAVIAAPQTLATVAVPEDAVALTPAAAKGLEFDVVIVLAPDEILRDGEHGGADLYVALTRATRRLGILHTAVPPACLAGGDDRWAEVSATGRAIPLSPTGK; encoded by the coding sequence ATGTCCAGCGTCGAGAAACAGGACGAGTTGGCGGCAGAGCGACGATACGTCTCGGACTTGTACGCGCACCTCGATGCCGAGAAGGCCGAAGCCGCCGCACGCCTCGAAGAAGAGTCTGGGCGAACAGAGGGGGCTCGGCTCTGGGAGCGTGATGCGAGGACGGCGCATTGGTCTCGTCGGCTGTCCCAACTGCGGGCGGCCGAGAATGGCCTGTGCTTCGGACGGATGGACCGGGTTGACGGCATCAGGTCATACATCGGGCGAGTCGGGCTGTTCGACGACGAGGTCGACGAACCGCTGCTGACCGACTGGCGGGCGCCCGGTGCCCAGCCGTTCTACTGTGCGACCGAAGCCGCTCCCGGAGGCATTGTCCGCCGGCGCCACTTCCGGACTCGCGGACGGCTGCTGCTCGGCTTTCACGAGGACGTCCTCGTGTCGGCCGACGGCTCGGAGACCGTGGGGGCCGACAGCGCGATCATCTCGTCCTTGTCGGCACCGCGCGGGGAATCCATGCGAGACATCGTCGCCACGATTCAGGCCGAGCAGGACGAGATCATCCGCCTAGATCGGCCTGGCGTGCTGGTCATCGAGGGCGGGCCGGGCACCGGGAAAACGGCCGTCGCGCTGCACCGGGTTGCCTTTTTGCTCTACCACCACCGGGAACGGCTATCGCGCCGGGGTGTGCTCGTCATCGGGCCGAATGCGGGCTTCCTCCGCTACATCGGCTCGGTTTTGCCTTCGCTCGGTGAGACCGATGTGGTTCTGGCCGCTCCCGGTGAGTTGTACCCAGGGGTGACGGCCACCGCAGAGGACGGCGCGGAACAGGCCAAGATCAAGGGCGATGCGTCCATGGTGGACGTGTTGCGACGAGCGGTGGCTGATCGTCAGGAAATCCCCCGCGAGCCGATCGAGATCGAGCTCAGCGACGTCGCCGTGCACGTCGATGCCCCGCTCGCCGAACAGGCGCGAGAACGCGCCCGTTCAGTGGGCCTACCGCACAACCCGGCTCGGCGCGTTTTCCGAGAACACCTTGGTGCACTGCTGGTGCGGCAGGCGGTCTGCCGCATCGGAGAGGGCTGGCTGAACACGGATGGCTCGGCCGACCTCTACGACGAGCTCGCCGCGGACGTGCGGGCCGAATTGCGGTCTCACCCGGGCTTTCACGACGCGGTGGAACGGCTGTGGCCTGCACTGACCCCGCAGCGCTTGCTCGCCGAACTGTTCTCCTCGCATGATCGGCTGGCGGCCGCCGCAGGCGGCGGAGCTTGCCTGGCCGCGCTGTATCGGAGTGCGGACGAGGCATGGACGATTCCGGACGCGCCGCTACTCGACGAGGCAGCCGAACTGCTCGGCGAGGACCTGGTCGAGGAACACCGGCAGGCCAACCAGAAAAAGCAGGACGCGCAGGACTACGCCGTGGGAGTCTTGCAGATCCTGGACTCCCACGACGACCACGACGACGAGTCGCTGCGGGCCAGCGACGTGATCGACGCCGCGAGCCTCGCCGGACGCCAGGAGGAGGGAGACCACCGAGAGCTGGCCGAGCGCGCTGCCGCCGACCGGAACTGGACCTACGGCCACCTCGTCGTCGACGAGGCCCAGGAGCTCTCGCCGATGGCCTGGCGGGTGCTAATGCGACGGTGCCCGAGCCGATCCGCGACCATCGTGGGTGACCTGGCGCAGCGCCACTCGTCGGCCGCCGCCGGGGACTGGTCTGCCGTCCTGTCCCACTACGTCGGCGACCGGTGGGCATACCGCGGGCTCTCGATCAACTACCGGACCCCCATCGAGGTCATGGCCGTGGCCGCCAATGTGCTGCGGGCATTCGCTCCGGGTCTGAAGCCGCCCGACTCGGTCCGGCACGGGGACAAACCGTGGCGCCGACGGGTGGAGGCCGATGCTCTTACCGACGCGCTACGCGATGCCGTCGAACAAGAGGCGAAGGCCGACGGCCGCTCGATCGCCGTGATCGCCGCACCCCAGACCCTAGCGACCGTCGCAGTGCCCGAGGATGCCGTGGCCTTGACTCCGGCTGCGGCTAAGGGCCTCGAATTCGACGTGGTCATTGTGCTGGCCCCGGACGAGATCCTGCGCGATGGCGAGCACGGCGGTGCCGACCTCTACGTCGCGCTGACCCGCGCCACGCGTCGGCTGGGCATCCTGCACACCGCCGTGCCTCCCGCCTGCCTGGCCGGTGGCGACGACCGTTGGGCCGAGGTGAGCGCGACCGGGCGCGCGATCCCGCTCAGCCCCACCGGGAAGTAA